From the genome of Psychroserpens ponticola, one region includes:
- a CDS encoding DegT/DnrJ/EryC1/StrS family aminotransferase, translating to MKKIQMVDLKGQYSKIKAEVDSSVLEVLDSTAYINGPKVHEFQKNLEAYLGVKHVIPCANGTDALQIAMMGLGLKPGDEVITADFTFAATVEVIALLQLTPVLVDVDPITFNIDVDAIKKAITPKTKAIVPVHLFGMCANMEAIMEIAKEHNLYVIEDNAQAIGSTYTYSDGRKVKAGTIGDVASTSFFPSKNLGCYGDGGAIFTNDDDLAHTIRGVVNHGMYERYHHDVVGVNSRLDSIQAAILDIKLKNLDRYNNARLKAANAYDDAFKDHDNIITPYREDVENCHVFHQYTLKILNADRDALVKHLNEQGIPCGVYYPIPLHLQKAYQDSRYNEADFTVTNQLVKEVISLPMHTELDDEQIEFITSTVINFVNS from the coding sequence ATGAAAAAAATTCAAATGGTTGACCTTAAAGGTCAATATAGCAAAATAAAAGCTGAGGTTGATAGCTCTGTTTTAGAGGTATTAGATTCTACAGCATATATAAATGGACCTAAGGTTCATGAGTTTCAGAAAAATCTTGAAGCGTATTTAGGTGTTAAACATGTGATTCCTTGTGCTAATGGTACAGATGCTTTGCAAATTGCCATGATGGGATTAGGTTTGAAGCCAGGAGATGAGGTGATTACTGCAGATTTTACATTTGCAGCAACTGTTGAGGTTATTGCATTGTTACAATTGACTCCAGTTTTAGTAGATGTTGATCCAATCACATTTAATATAGATGTTGATGCTATTAAAAAGGCAATCACTCCCAAAACTAAGGCTATAGTTCCTGTTCATTTGTTTGGAATGTGTGCCAATATGGAAGCTATTATGGAGATTGCAAAAGAACATAATCTCTACGTTATTGAAGATAATGCGCAAGCCATTGGCTCAACATATACCTATAGTGATGGTCGAAAAGTAAAAGCTGGAACTATTGGAGATGTGGCTTCGACATCATTTTTTCCATCTAAAAATTTAGGCTGTTATGGAGATGGTGGAGCTATTTTTACTAATGATGACGATTTAGCACATACGATTAGAGGTGTTGTAAATCATGGAATGTACGAGCGTTATCACCATGATGTCGTTGGTGTGAATTCACGATTAGATTCAATTCAAGCTGCCATATTAGATATTAAACTCAAAAATTTAGATCGTTATAATAATGCAAGGCTAAAAGCGGCAAATGCTTATGATGATGCTTTTAAAGATCATGATAATATCATCACTCCTTATAGAGAAGATGTTGAAAACTGTCACGTCTTTCATCAATATACACTTAAGATTTTAAATGCAGATAGAGATGCTTTGGTGAAACACTTAAATGAACAAGGCATACCTTGTGGTGTGTATTATCCAATTCCTTTGCATTTACAAAAGGCATATCAAGACTCTAGATATAATGAAGCTGATTTTACGGTCACTAATCAATTGGTAAAAGAAGTAATTTCATTGCCAATGCATACAGAATTAGATGATGAGCAAATTGAATTCATTACATCTACTGTTATTAATTTTGTAAACTCTTAA